From Juglans regia cultivar Chandler chromosome 8, Walnut 2.0, whole genome shotgun sequence, the proteins below share one genomic window:
- the LOC108982201 gene encoding probable serine/threonine-protein kinase PBL21 — protein MVCFSCFSPGGNGERRIEIENGTRSGSRQSADSAGSGRGKDSDDNVNGKGKATLKDTEGNSTRCSGARSFTFLELAAATRGFREVNLIGEGGFGRVYKGRLETGEVVAIKQLDHDGVQGFKEFLVEVLMLSLLHHSKLVTLIGYCTDGDQRLLVYEYMPMGSLEDHLFDLEPKKEPLSWNTRIKVAVGAALGLEHLHCKANPPVIYRDLKSANILLDNDFNPKLSDFGLAKLGPVGDNTHVSTRVMGTYGYCAPEYAMSGKLTLKSDIYSFGVVLLELITGRRAIDCSKKQGEQNLIAWSRPFLRDRRKFTQLVDPLLQGRFPVRCLHHAIAITAMCLQEQPTFRPLIGDVVVALEYLSSQSNSYEVHNSRIHSSLPRSSSKQDSDIFSRESDYRRSATSV, from the exons atggttTGTTTTTCTTGCTTCAGTCCTGGAGGAAATGGTGAGCGCAGGATTGAAATTGAGAATGGCACACGATCCGGTTCTCGGCAATCAGCTGATTCCGCAG GTAGTGGGAGGGGAAAGGACTCAGACGATAACG TGAATGGGAAAGGGAAGGCGACTTTGAAGGATACTGAGGGCAACAGCACGAGATGCAGTGGGGCGCGCAGTTTTACGTTTCTTGAGCTAGCAGCAGCCACAAGAGGTTTTAGGGAGGTGAATCTGATAGGGGAAGGGGGTTTTGGAAGGGTTTACAAGGGCCGCCTTGAGACGGGCGAG GTTGTTGCGATTAAACAACTTGATCATGATGGCGTCCAGGGATTTAAGGAATTCCTTGTGGAGGTTCTCATGTTAAGCTTGTTACACCATTCTAAGCTTGTCACTTTGATTGGGTATTGCACTGATGGGGATCAGAGGCTGTTGGTCTATGAGTATATGCCAATGGGTAGCTTGGAAGATCATCTCTTTG ATCTGGAACCTAAGAAAGAGCCACTGAGTTGGAATACTAGAATAAAAGTTGCTGTTGGTGCAGCTCTGGGGCTTGAGCATCTCCACTGCAAAGCCAATCCCCCTGTTATTTACCGTGACTTAAAATCTGCAAATATCTTGCTGGACAACGATTTCAATCCGAAGCTCTCGGATTTTGGGCTTGCTAAACTGGGACCTGTTGGTGACAATACTCATGTTTCAACCAGAGTGATGGGAACGTATGGTTACTGTGCCCCAGAGTATGCAATGAGTGGCAAGTTGACCCTTAAATCTGATATATATAGCTTTGGTGTGGTTCTCTTGGAGTTGATCACTGGCCGGAGGGCAATAGACTGCAGTAAGAAGCAGGGAGAGCAGAACCTAATTGCCTGG TCTCGTCCATTTTTGAGGGACCGAAGGAAATTCACCCAATTAGTTGATCCTTTATTGCAAGGGCGCTTCCCTGTTCGATGTTTGCATCATGCAATTGCCATTACTGCAATGTGTCTTCAAGAGCAGCCAACTTTCCGCCCTCTTATTGGTGATGTTGTTGTAGCGCTTGAGTACTTGTCCTCTCAGAGTAACAGTTATGAAGTCCATAATAGCCGAATCCATAGTTCCCTGCCTCGATCATCCTCAAAACAAGACAGTGATATCTTTTCCCGTGAATCGGATTATCGAAGAAGTGCGACTTCTGTTTAA
- the LOC108982208 gene encoding probable serine/threonine-protein kinase PIX13 has protein sequence MGNCCGTPVNNHSSTPSTTKFSTPAETSKNIGKQSGTTPSNSNATQSSNVVVERTLGETAHAAGRVITPNLKVYTLDELKSATRNFRPDTVLGEGGFGRVFKGWVDENTYAPSKVGVGLAVAVKKSKPDSGPQGQGLQEWLAEVKFLGKFSHPNLVKLLGYCWEDKQYLLVYEYMQKGSLENHLFKRAPEPLTWETRLKIAIGAAQGLFFLHTTEKSVIYRDFKTSNILLDGDYNAKLSDFGLAKLGPASGYSHVTTRVMGTYGYAAPEYIATGHLYVKSDVYGFGVVLLEMLTGERALDPHRANGLSSLVEWTRPSLSEKRKLKKIMDTKLCEYYPLEAAFQAAQLILKCLASDPKHRPSMEEVLEELIKISAIEMTAKEKKTSIAKHGANRHQDQEQTNNHRVSPNHQKHAGVYGGGGTRSAYHL, from the exons ATGGGAAACTGCTGTGGAACTCCGGTAAACAACCACAGTAGTACTCCAAGCACCACCAAATTCTCAACCCCAGCTG AAACATCAAAAAATATTGGCAAACAAAGTGGTACGACACCAAGCAACAGCAATGCGACGCAAAGCAGCAACGTCGTCGTGGAAAGAACCTTGGGTGAAACCGCTCATGCCGCCGGAAGGGTCATAACGCCCAATCTGAAAGTGTACACTCTGGACGAGCTGAAGAGTGCAACACGAAATTTCAGACCGGATACGGTGCTAGGCGAGGGAGGGTTTGGAAGGGTTTTCAAGGGTTGGGTCGACGAAAACACGTACGCGCCGTCCAAGGTCGGCGTCGGACTAGCCGTTGCCGTAAAGAAATCGAAGCCCGACAGTGGCCCCCAGGGCCAAGGGTTGCAAGAATGGCTG GctgaggtgaaattcttggggAAGTTCTCTCATCCCAATCTAGTTAAGCTCCTGGGTTATTGTTGGGAAGATAAACAATACCTTCTTGTCTATGAATACATGCAGAAGGGAAGCTTGGAAAACCATCTTTTCAAAA GAGCTCCAGAACCACTTACATGGGAGACGAGGCTAAAAATAGCAATAGGAGCAGCTCAAGGGCTTTTTTTCCTGCACACAACAGAGAAGTCAGTAATCTACCGAGATTTCAAGACTTCGAATATATTGCTGGATGGG gACTATAATGCAAAGCTTTCAGATTTTGGGCTGGCGAAGTTGGGCCCAGCTAGTGGCTACTCGCACGTGACAACGCGTGTCATGGGCACTTACGGCTATGCAGCTCCCGAATACATTGCAACCG GTCATTTGTACGTGAAGAGTGATGTGTACGGATTTGGAGTGGTGTTGCTGGAAATGCTTACAGGCGAGCGGGCTCTCGACCCACATAGAGCCAATGGTTTGTCGAGCTTGGTGGAATGGACTAGACCGTCTCTCTCCGAGAAGAGGAAACTCAAGAAAATAATGGACACAAAGCTATGCGAATATTACCCACTTGAAGCTGCATTCCAAGCAGCGCAACTAATACTAAAATGTCTGGCATCAGACCCCAAACATCGTCCATCCATGGAAGAAGTATTGGAGGAATTGATAAAGATCAGCGCCATTGAGATGACagcaaaagagaagaaaacttcCATCGCAAAGCATGGTGCCAACAGACACCAAGATCAGGAACAGACCAACAACCATCGGGTCTCTCCTAATCACCAAAAGCATGCAGGCGTTTACGGTGGCGGAGGTACTAGATCAGCTTATCATCTCTAG
- the LOC108982200 gene encoding uncharacterized protein LOC108982200: MGEASETTMQQQKKKKKGRPSLLDLQKRSLKQQQQQEDPNSFNLISIPTRRSIRRNPFPDLPECFSGEDDERKEKKHKLLNGLDPHPYYPTLSPNSSTFDLNPDGSYSNANIEDTEAALKRRKISVFNHGSDAVDEKVSKETDSLHGSQVDSGPTTPLPDKKLLVFILDRLQKKDTHGVFSEPVDPEQLPDYHDIIENPMDFETVRKKVDGGAYANLEQFEKDVFLICKNAMQYNAPDTIFFRQARSMQELAKKDFENLRQDSDNDEPQPKVVQRGRPPGKNLRKSPGSSPSEHVCPGPALDATLVSGGGNARGSGAYNLGKGLTPPAQLVRTSHWPKNSETCTSWWSEWENEFPASVLKYVLKYGKKQFALDENRRDTYKHALDSCRGPSVWAALDGELKQLVEVSLHLEHGYARSLAQFAADLGPVVWKVASKKIDRFLPRGLEFGPGWTGENEVLMQEQSLFTEVRSFESSIPDDCKSKLLYHRISESNTAYTNGFLLQGQEDLERTGLDS, from the exons ATGGGCGAAGCTTCGGAGACGACGATGCagcagcagaagaagaagaagaagggacgCCCATCTCTCTTGGATCTCCAAAAACGCTCTCTCAAACAACAACAGCAGCAAGAAGACCCTAACTCTTTCAATTTAATCTCTATTCCTACCCGTCGCTCCATTCGACGGAACCCTTTCCCTGACCTGCCGGAGTGCTTTTCCGGCGAAGACGACGAACGCAAAGAGAAGAAGCACAAGCTCCTAAATGGTCTCGATCCCCATCCGTATTACCCGACATTGTCGCCCAATTCCTCGACATTTGACTTAAATCCGGACGGATCTTATTCGAATGCGAATATCGAGGATACTGAGGCGGCCCTCAAGAGGCGCAAGATCAGTGTCTTCAATCACGGGTCTGACGCAGTG GATGAAAAGGTTTCGAAAGAGACAGACTCCCTACACG GGTCGCAGGTGGACTCCGGTCCCACGACACCTTTGCCAGACAAAAAGTTGTTGGTGTTCATCCTTGACAGGCTTCAAAA AAAGGACACTCATGGGGTATTCTCGGAGCCCGTGGACCCGGAACAG CTTCCCGATTACCATGACATCATTGAGAATCCAATGGATTTTGAAACCGTGAGGAAGAAAGTAGATGGGGGAGCTTATGCCAACTTGGAACAGTTTGAG AAAGATGTGTTTCTTATATGTAAAAATGCAATGCAGTACAATGCACCAGATACCATTTTTTTTAGACAG GCACGGTCTATGCAAGAGTTGGCAAAAAAGGACTTCGAAAACTTGAGGCAGGATAGTGATAATGATGAGCCACAGCCCAAAGTTGTGCAGAGAGGCAGGCCTCCAGGCAAGAACCTGAGGAAGTCCCCTGGTAGCTCTCCTTCTGAGCATGTTTGTCCTGGGCCAGCCTTGGATGCAACTCTTGTTTCTGGAGGAGGTAATGCAAGGGGTTCCGGTGCTTACAATCTAGGAAAAGGACTTACTCCACCTGCTCAATTGGTCAGGACTTCCCATTGGCCTAAAAACAGTGAAACTTGTACTAGTTGGTGGTCTGAGTGGGAGAATGAATTTCCAG CTTCTGTTTTGAAGTATGTTTTGAAGTATGGGAAGAAGCAATTTGCTCTGGATGAGAATAGGCGTGACACCTATAAGCATGCCTTGGACTCTTGCCGTGGGCCATCTGTCTGGGCCGCACTGGATGGGGAATTGAAGCAACTAGTGGAG GTAAGTCTGCACTTGGAGCATGGTTATGCGAGAAGCCTAGCTCAATTTGCTGCTGACCTTGGGCCCGTAGTTTGGAAGGTTGCTTCAAAGAAAATTGATAGATTTTTGCCAAGGGGACTCGAATTTGGTCCTGGATGGACCGGAGAAAATGAGGTGTTAATGCAGGAGCAATCTTTATTTACTGAGGTGAGATCTTTTGAGAGCTCAATACCGGATGATTGTAAAAGCAAGCTTCTATATCACAGGATATCCGAATCAAACACTGCTTATACAAATGGATTCTTGTTGCAAGGTCAAGAAGACCTCGAAAGAACAGGATTGGATTCTTAA